Genomic segment of Mytilus edulis chromosome 12, xbMytEdul2.2, whole genome shotgun sequence:
catgtcagttaatAATGAATTTGAGAGGCGATGCTCAAACTATTTTACGGTTCTTAAAAAGGCAACAGTTATATGATTATGACTGCTTGAAAAATGTTCTCATTCAGAGATTCAATCCTAAGGAGAGGGtggcatattttaaatttcaactgCGAGTTTGTAGTTTGAAGGAAAATGAAACAATTTCAGAATTTGGTCAGCGTTTCAAGATACTTGCTCATAAGGCTTATCCTGATAATTTTTCAGATTTAGATGAATATTTTACTGTCGTATTTACATCATGTTTGAATATTGAGATGGCTAAATTTGTCACTTTTAAGCATCCTCATAGTTTAGATGAGGCTTTATCACTAGCTATTGAATATGAAGCTGTTCATTTTTCTGGTGATCGTGAGATTATTGATGAGACAAAAAGTTCAGTTTGTTGTAATACTGTTCACACGAGTTTTGAAACTTTAATTAGTATATTGAGGAGGCGATTGAGGTCACGAAGGAAACGTAAAACTAAGAGGTGTTTTAAATGTCATCAGTTAGGTCATGTCAGGTCTAAGTGTTCAAATGCGTCTTTTATAGCTCATGCTAGAGATGACAGGTCTGCAGATAGTCAAGTCAAGCCCTCAGCATTAGACGGTATGTTGAAGAACGATTATTGTAGTTCAGATTGTGTTACCtttgtttaatgtttgtttttacattgtgttgtaaatatatagttttaacttatatttatttcaatatactcaTAGGTGTCACACGCCTCAATTTCGGCTGTTTGGTTTTTCTTTTTCCAAGGGAGGGATGTTACACATCCCAActggttttatttttcattttcattactgGCTTTAATTATGGCTGATCTTCTGTGTAGTTTGAAGTGTAGCCCGTTAGCTAGTATTAGTAGGAATTGGTTTGTTTTATGAGTTGTTGCTCGTTTGTCTGGATTGTAATCTCTAGCTAAATATTCAGTATTTAGGGAGTTTATGAGAGTCCGACTTCTTGACTTTTGTCATGGCAGAAACCAATAGAGTGAACGTAAAGCTTGAAGTTAGGAACACTTCTAGTTCATACAGATGGATCTGATCCATTATTTGGTACCATGTAAAGTTTGGGCATCGCCCATTTTATTTAGAACCTTGCTATAAAGCTGGGCATCGTCCAACTTTATTTTAAGACCCTTGCATACAGATGGACCCGATCCATCTCCGGTGGCACAACGCCTGTGTTACCGTTATCAACAACGTTGGAGTGCAGTAATAGAACCCGGTGGTACACGTCAAATGTGCCACTGTGAGATCGACATTGGTGGACATTGACTGGTACAACTTTTCATGGATTTCAACATTAGCTGTGCCGTTACCCTATATGTGCCGTACCACTGATTCTGAAGCCTACTTACAAAGAAGACCTCAAGTTGCGTCCGTTATCCTTTGAACCTAATGCCAATGTGTGTTTGTGTTATACAGTGACATTTATCTAAAAGTGATAGTTTTACATTTGcttgaaagacatttaatctgATGAACGTTCATGGACTTTTGTTAAATTTCACCGTCAAATGTTAtttcatatacatttgttttcaaaggGAGGAGGAGGGTATCAGACTGGTGTAGCGGTCTCTTTGAACATTCTCGTGGTTCAACTTTAACTGATGTATTTTGGATTTAATGTTTGATCCTGACATTTGGATTTTGCATGCGTATTGATGCAGGTACATGAATTTGATAGACATTTCAGTTTGCAGACTTTAATTGATGAAATTTATTGTTTGTCTTAGGGGGGAGGAATGTAGCAGACAGAATTATTAGTTAAATTTTAGCTCCCTTTGGTAAAactctaaatttcatatttgaggtatttcattgttaattaatttacatgaagcttattaaggatatatttgttaaattacatagcttttgctattttaattcattggttaaagatatttatttaaattgtaaagtttaatatttgcatcgttgcaaattctttggttaccttctgtgagaaatttatatattttatataactagTTTTAGATTCTGATTTTGAATCCTCTGAGGACTGACATTCAGTCCAACCAAGGAAAGCCAGGCTTTCCAACCAAGTATCCAATAGGTTAGTGTATTTGCTACATGCCTCCTTAGTATGATACATTGAAATCGTATTGATTGCtccatttctatttacttttggCATATGATAATAAAAGTTGTACTTtattgattaaattatatattgttttcagtttttggttttcatttacttaGATATATTATAGCGCATCACTTTTGGCATCAGTCGTTTTCTGCACACATCAGTTTACAAACTAGAATTAGCTGTGGTCCGCATCCCCGAATCTTAGGCAGAATTGTTCCTGCTACAGTAAGTATTAagacaaataaagaaattgtaaCTGTACCTTTTAATTCCAATGTTTTGATGTTTAGGGTTCAAATAGGAAAGGGGACAGTAACTACTGACTTCAGCCTTGTTAATGCATAGTCGTCCCAAAGCCTTTCGTCACATTACCCACGCCTCCGAGAAATGCGTCCTCGCATTTTGTTGTCAGTCGAAAAGAATTTTCTTAGTAAAGACAGAATTATTCCTTTAACAGGGATTACCTTCTGCACTCTTAAAAATACATTTTCCAACTTTAACAAATTTGCGACACATTCATTTCCTTATAATATAAGGGATAATGATCAAATGATGATATAAGAATCCAATAATTTTAACTGCCACAGGAAATACTGATATAACCAAATAACCGGTGTGAAATAATTTTGCCTATGTAGCGGCTCACAAGAAGCCTACTCTTATCGAACACGATGCCAAAAGACACTGCTGCTACAAAGGGATCTTTAAGGTGCACAAAGTGTGACATTCAATGTACACCAGCCTTGGAGTTAACGTCCCCAATCCGACCGGACacatacatatttataaaataaaattaatacatgttttgatatatttattcattttcaaaatgtacTTTATCCGTTAAGCATACCTTGCTTCAATAAAGTGTTAATCACTACTGTATTGGTCGCTTAATTAAAGGACCTGTTCAACTACCTCAATTATTTCCACATTTCTTCCGTTTTCCTCGTATGTTGTTTTGGTGGTAACTGTTCTTCTAACAGTTGTTAAAGCAGATGCCGGCGTTCCAATCTCTACTCCTTTACCGCTATTAACAACTTTTGTAGGGCTCTTGGTATCACATGTCTTAAATCCTTCGGACTCAATTTATTTGCTTCTGTAGATGAAAGACCATGAAAAGGTCTCTTCTTTGTTGCCATTATGATGGGTTTTGTCGGCTTTCTTATTATTCTACCAACTTCTACATCCTTCCTAACTATAAGAGAAGATTTAACTTCCTTATTGTTTTCCTGTACAGCTGCATTGTCAGCCTGTTTCATCCCTTCTATTAACTGACCTACGTTATCTTCCTTAACTTTCTTAGTTGCTTCAGTTATAGGATCAATCTTATTGGTCTGATCTTCATTGTTATTTTCATCTGAATTGGTTTCTTCTCCTGTACTAATTGGACCAATTATCTGTCCCGGATCTTTCCTGAGGCATTCATCTGTATCTGATGACAAGTCTATGTCAGGTACTATGTCTGCACCTTTTGGTTCATCTTTGACATGCACTTTCTTATGTCTTTTTACGTTACTGACTTTGTTGCTCATATATGAACACCCTACTTCTGTGCATGTATAACGTTTATTcatagcactcataccacactcTACCAAATGCTCCTTAAGGTCATCCATATCCAGTGTCTTGTAAGGGCATCAGGGACACTTTTGAAGTTGGCTCCTAGGTGTAGTCTTTATTTTTGGCATATTGCTTATCTTTTTTTTCCCTTCCTTTTctgaaagtataaaataaaacaataggaTAAAAGTTATGCTACACTTAgcttaaactatatatataaacttatacTATAAAATATCTACAGCAATATACATTATACTAAAATATCTAGTTATGTTCTCTCTTTAACTATGAAAGGTATACTAGCTCGTCTACTATTTCACATAATCTTTCATCCATTGTGGCTTTTTCCTAAGCCTTCCTGATACCGAACTTGGTACAGGATTTGAAAACTCCTCAGGTTTTCTTAAATCACTACTCCTTGTTTCTTTGCTCGGTACTTCCACTATTGAATCAATATCGTCTCCTATATCATTCTCACAAGTTTCAAACGTGAAATTTTCTACTTGTACTCCTACGTTTCTATAACCTGGAATGTCTTCAGGCTTTTCTCCCGTTAAAACTTGTGCTGATCGCTGACGCATGCGATCCACATGTATAACTTGTGGACGTTTTTGTCGCCCACAATTAACCTTATATGTGACATCTGATATTTTTGATATAATCTTAAACGGTCCTCTCCATAAACTAGTTAATTTTGACGTCGTGCCAGTTTTTACATTTgggaaaaacacaaaaacttgatCCCCTTGTTTAAAGGTTTGCCATGATAacttttgatcatgatatttctTTTGTCTCAAACATTCCCTTTGGTATTTTCTCTTACTTCCAAATGTGCCTCTTCCATTCTCTCTTTTATCTCCCACGCCCATTTGTTCTGGGGAATAGTAGCAATATTTCTTGGCATTGCATACTGAATATCTAAGGGCGTTGTAACCTCCCTTCCTAACATAAGATAATTAGGGGTATTGCCTGTAGTCTCATGTTCTGAAGATCTGTACGCCATGAGAACATAAGGCAAATGTTCGTCCCaatcattttgatatttgttaacaTATGAGCTGAGCATAGTAACTAACGTTTTGTTAAATCTTTCAACCATCCCGTCCGATTTTGGATGGTAAGGGGTGGTTCGTGTTTTATTGATTTGTAAGAGCTTACAGAGCTCTTGAAAAAGGGCACTTTCAAATTGTATTGAATATGGTGTACCGAATCGAGCAATTACTTCTTCAACAAGAATTTTGGCTACAGTTTGTGCATCCATGTTTTGCATTGGGAACGCTTCAGTCCATTTCGTATAATATTACCTCTTGTGAAAGCACTGCTCCCATAGCCTCATTACTTGCATTTGTATCAAGTATAAAGGTTTGAGTAAAGTCAGGGTGAGCCAATACTGGTGAAGAGACTAAGTGTGTTTTCAAACATTCAAATGCTTCTTGACACTGTTCATTCCATTCATACTTTCTGTCTTTTTCCGTCAATCTATGCAAGGGTTTTGCAATAGCTGAAAAGTTCCGTATAAATTTTCTGTAATAGCCACAAAACCCTAAGAATGAGCGCAGTTCCTTCGCATGTTTCGGTACAGGCCATGTTTCGATTGTTTCTGTTTTCGTTGGATCAGTAGCGATCCCTGCTGGAGAGATAACATGTCCTAAATAGGTAACTTGTTTTGAGAACAGTTCACACTTTTTCGCCTTCAATTTGAGTCAAGCTGCATAAAGTCGATCAAAAACCTTTCGAAGGTTTGTTACCATGTCATCGAATGATCTCCCAAGAACTATTATGTCATCGAGGTATATGAGACAAATGTCCCATTGCAAACCAAGTAAAACCGTCTCCATTAACCGTTCAAACGTTGCTGGAGCACCCTTTAATCCAAAAGGCATTACTTTAAACTCGTATAATCCAGATCTGGTTGCAAAGGCTGTTTTCGATTGATCTTAAGGCTCACATTCTACCTGCCAATATCCAGACGAAAGATCTAATGTTGAATACCAGGTGAATCCAGACAAGTAATCAAACGAGTCATCTATCCGGGGTAAAGGATATGCGTCATTAACTGTGACTGCGTTCAATTTCCTGTAATCTACACAAAAGCGCATTGTCCCGTCCTTCTTTCGCACAAGAATAACTGGAACTGACCAAGGACTCATTGATGGAGTGATCAATCCATTTTTCAACATTCCGTCAACTTGCTCATCAACCTCTTTTGCTAGTGTATTTGGGAGTCTTCGTGGTGCTTGTTTGATCGGCGAAGCCGTAcctgtatttattttatgttttactaCATTCGTTTTACCCAAGTCTGAATCGGAAGCGGAAAACAGCGTTTCGtattcttttaataaattttcaactACAGCATATTCTTTTGAATTCAGGTGTTGTTGTGACCTATTTATTAAATTCTTCAAATCTGATCTTAGATATGTCTTGTCAGTTTTATTCTGTTCGTTCATTTTTACTTCTTGCACAGGACTTACCTGAGCAATAGAAGTTCCAGGATATATGATCTGCGAATCTGCAGATGTATTCATCAAACGAACTAAAACTTCTCCACCTGATTTAGCTAATGAGCGTCCCACTAAACCTTTTCCACTTTGCAAAAACTTATCTGAAGCTTCAACCATGAGGTCTGAATCGAGAATAGTTTCCTTGTTAGGAATATTCACAGCTCCCGTGATAATCATCTCGCTTTTAGCGGGCACGACCACTTTCTCTTTGGCAATAACTCTGAAACAACCGAATATTCCTTCATATTTCAACATGACATGAGTACcatcaatttcaaaattattcctcTCAAGATCAATCTTTCCTTTGATTGTCTTCATAAAATCAAGTCCAAGGATACCATCAATTGTGATGTGAGCCACAATGGCCTCAATAACCACAGATTTCCCGTGTTGGAAAACCACATGAAAACTACCTTTACCTACAATCTTAAGTTGATCACCACTGGCAGTGAAGACTTGTTGATTTGAACTCATCAAATCTGGTTGTCTTGCCCTAGGTATTCTATTATATGTTTTCTCGGATATAATAGTAAACGTGGCTCCTGTATCTACCAGCAAACTAGCTGATAATCCATATAGGTCAGTGTCGACATACATGCCAGCTTCATGAGCTGCTGTCGAGACACCTATGTTACCATGCAAGCCATTTTTCTGGTTCTGTGAACTTTTTATCATCCGTGTTGTACCTCTCCCTCTACTGTCATTGAACGAATTATAATTACTTTGTCCGTTATAAGAATTATCTCTATTCCCATTTGTGTTACCTGAAAATCCACGTCCACCATTATTATAACGACCTCCTCTTTGTGGAAATCCACCTCTGTTAAATCGTCCACGTCCGTTATTATTTTGTGTTCTAGGTTCTTCTGTCTGGCGACTATTACTGTCATTCTTCAGCTCACGCATGTCCTTTTGCAGCTCTTGAAGTTTTTGTTCCATCTTTGACATCAGCTCGGTTAATGCAATGTGATCAGagttttcatttttgtcaatatgaCTCTCCTTTTCTTCAGTCTGTGATGCTTGTCTTAAATAGGAACGGCCGTCTTTAAGTTGTTTTTCTGCCCTATTATACGTTTCTAGTTCAACTGCTACTCTAAGTGCGTCATTTAAACCATGAGGCCTTGACTGTTTAATACGGATTATCATTTCTGAGTCTGCCAAAGCCTCAATAAAATATTGCTTTGCAAGGGTATCTCGTACATCCTCTGGAACCGTTGGATAAGCTTGATTAATTATTCGTCTTATTGATTGTCCTAACTCTGGCAGGCTCTCTGATGCTTTTTGTCGCCTCTCAGTACGCTGTACTCGATAAAGTTCTGTTTGATTTGGTGGagcaaacctttttttttttttttaacacttgaatataaatttattgcactaaagCTGTTAACAATAACCTTACCGCTACAGCTTTAACTGTAAGGTACCCTGAAATGGTTAGTATCTATAAGAACAGGGTTTCATATAGATAAgtattattttcttaaattttatattaGAATATTACAACTAAATACAATGttcaataataatataatacaatTCAATACTCTGATCTGAAATTAATGATATACTTTTCTTCAATACATAATTAAATAACGCCCATATAATACACTTGTCCGAAATTGATTGTCTGGTGTCAATTATCTCGTTTAAAAATTACATGATTTAAGAGTGTGTGATATCGATTTTCTTGATCGGATGGTTTACCTTGTTTAAAGGTGAGAGAGAGCATGCTTTTTAAAGGATGTGTGTTGAATTTGGCgactttatttctttttatttggaTTTAAAACATATTAGGTAagtcatttctttatttatattagttAAGGTGTTCTAGAAATATCTTCTTTAAGAGTGTTTTATTTTTGGAGAAATTAAAGTTTGAAGCACTTGGACTGTAGTATATTCTTGTAGATTGTAGGATCTTACGTATTCTTCAAATTCAGATTTAAAGAGATTGAATACATTAGTAGATTTCTTTCTTTGATTGGATACATAGTATGATTTGAGTTGACAAAGTTGACAAAATGGACTAGTGTCGATTTTCCATTTGTAGAGATTTTCTCTATTTGGTAAAATGCAACTTAttaatttccatctaaacattttaAGTTTATTCAGTTTTAAATGTTGGTGTATAAACTTAAACATATATTtggtaaaattataatttatttctaattcatttttccatttatttatgcCTATGTTTGGAGAGATTTTTTTTTGAACCAGCAATTGATACACGTTTTTGTtgcttaaattttcaatttcaatgttttctttgtttatattgatAGATAATCTGTTAACATTTACTTTTGATTTGATGGATTCTTCCGTAGTTAAAGCTTTTAGCCATGAAGTTGGAATTGAgtttttgacttttgaaatttCTGCTATCCAATTTTTAGTGTTTCgcagttttttaaatattttatcttggGCAATTTTTCCTTTATCGTCAATAATAtcgttaatataaataaaatcactGTGTATCCAGTTAAGCATAATAAGCggcttattttgaaattttataaatttattaccCCATATAACTTGCTTTCTTATTTCGACAAAGTTTTTCAATTCTGTGTTGTTCGTTTCATGAAATAGAATCcaactttttattatttctaagtAAAATTCTGGAATGTCCTTAGTTATGTAATCTAGTTTTTTAAAAGTTTGGTTGTTTAAATTCATTCTAAAAATGAGGAAATTTTCTcctaatttatttaaaaatagctttgGTATCAATGTCCAATTTTCTTGTTTTGCCTGTAGCAATCTAGAGACCCATCTTATTTTAAGAGAGGAGAAGTAGCTTTTTATGTCGGTCATTTTAAGCCCTCCCTGGTTGTAATCTGCTACCAAAGTATGTCTTTTAACTTTGTCTTTCTTACTATTCCATATGAAACTAAAGATTTCTCTTTCTATATCAACTATTTTTGAGTTACTTAAAACTGTAACATTTGCTAAAAAAGTAAATTGTGGTATAATGAGAGTTTTAACTATAAGAATTTTACCTAAAATGGTTAAGTTTCTTTTTTTCCACGATGTAATCAGATTTCGACTCTTTTCAAATCTAGTATcccaatttaatttttcacaatcTTTTTTATTAATGCCGAAATATATACCTAGCACTTTAACAGGTTTGTCCGTGAAATTAATTTCATCTACTTTATCTCTACAATGCTTTAGTTTACCAATCCAAATTCCTTccgttttatttttgttaagttGTAATCCAGAAAAAGTTCCAAAAATTTCGATTATATTTAATGCTGTTCGGATTTCTTCTTTGGATTTTAGGAATAGAGTTGTATCATCAGCCACTTGCGTGATTTTTAAGCAATGTGTTTTActattaatttttaattctatGCCTCTTATATTGTTATTTTGCCTTAGTTGGTTAGCCATTATTTCTACTGACATTACGAAAAGTAAAGAAGAGCACGGGCACCCCTGCCGGATACCTCTTAGGGGTCTAAAGGGGGCAGATATCCAACCGTTATTAAATATAGaactatttatatttgtatacaaGGTTGTTATCCAATTTATGAAGGgtttattaaaaccaaaatattctAAAGTATGATACATAAAATTCCATTCTAATGTGTCGAAAGCTTTCGAAAAATCTATGAATAAAATTGCTCCTTCTATATTAAACTTATCTGCGTAATCTATTACATCTTGTATTTGGCGTAAGTTAAAACCTATAAATCTGTTCTTTATGTATCCTGTTTGATCAGCATTAATgattaaatttaagattttttttattcttaaagcTAGAGTGTATGAGAGTATTTTGTAATCACTATTCAATAATGATATTGGTCTATAATTTGCCAGTTCTAAaggatcattttttttataaattagattcAGTAAACTTTGTCTTTGCGTAAATGGAAGATGTTTATTTTCaaagctaaaattaaaaatttctacAAGCAGCGGTCCAAGAAGTTCCCAaaactttttataaaagtttatgCTTATTCCGTCCATTCCCGgacttttgtttatctttagattATTGACTGCAATGGTTAATTCTTCTAACGTTACGTTTCCGTCACAAGACTTACTTTCTTCTTCTGACAgtttataattatgttttgttttagaaatgtattttttaacaTCTATATCCGGTTTTTGTTTAGTGTCGTATAGATTAGCATAAAAATTTCTTTCAAGATTTAATATTTCATCTTGATCTGTTACTATTACCCCCTTATTGTTTCTCAGTTTCAGTATTGTCTTTTTCGTTTGTTTAGATTTTTCAAGACCTAgaaaatatgcattatttttttctcctttttctaCCCACTCTTGTTTTGATCTTATTTGAGCTCCTTTTGCTTTGTATTCATATTGATTTTCTAGCTCTTTCTCTAAAGtggatattttttcttttataaaattattatcttcattattagatttttcatataatatttttaattgtagttCTAAATTACGCGTTACATTTTTTCTCAGTTTAGCTTTACTTTTACTGTACTGAATACTGTATTCCTTTATTTCTAATTTGAGGGAGTCCCACACAAGTCTAGGATCTATTTCATTTTTTCCTATCTCATTACtatgtttttgtataattttatttattttgtcttcgTATTCTTGTTCGTTGAGAATACCGTTATTAATTTTCCAATACCCGGGCCTCTTGTTTCAGATGATACAGATTGTAATTGTATTGATACTGCTTGGTGGTCAGTACTTTTAATAAGAATAGGCCTAATATCACATGACTTTACGTTTAGTACGAAATCTTTTTTAACTAGGAACATGTCAATTCTACTAGACTGAACTGGATTTTTACGTCTCCATGTATATTGGATCTTTTGAGGGTTAACGTGTCTCCATATATCTATAAGATCATTtgattttattagattttttagGCTGTTGACTGGTTTACTTGCTTTTTTACGAATATTTGAACTTTTCCTATCTACATTTTTAAGGGCGTCGTTCATATCTCCTCCTAAAATTATTGTACCTATTgcgtttttgtttaaaaagtcatttaattttttgtagAAGCTATTTCTTTCAGATTCTATATTTGGGGCATATATGTTTATAAgagaatatattatattttcaaattcaatatttatcATAATTATTCGACCTTCTAAATCTTTATGCTCGTCTATTAATTTATAGTCTAGTTTGTTATTAATTAATATTGCTACTCCTCTGCTGGAAGTCGTTCCGTGACTATAATAACAAGAATGA
This window contains:
- the LOC139498160 gene encoding uncharacterized protein; amino-acid sequence: MDDLKEHLVECGMSAMNKRYTCTEVGCSYMSNKVSNVKRHKKVHVKDEPKGADIVPDIDLSSDTDECLRKDPGQIIGPISTGEETNSDENNNEDQTNKIDPITEATKKVKEDNVGQLIEGMKQADNAAVQENNKEVKSSLIVRKDVEVGRIIRKPTKPIIMATKKRPFHGLSSTEANKLSPKDLRHVIPRALQKLLIAVKE